Within Cyprinus carpio isolate SPL01 chromosome A11, ASM1834038v1, whole genome shotgun sequence, the genomic segment TAATAAGGTGGTTGAGTTCAGAGCAGGTGAACTGTCAGTAGATTTAATCTTTAGGTTACTCTGAAGGCCTCTGTGCAAAAGCAAATCGCATTTATCATTGTAGAGCATCACGCAGCTCTCGCCACATGACTTACATACACGCACAAACACAACAGTCAGACACTGTGAAGGTCTCAAGGTAGGTATTAGATCTGttataaagaaaaacatcttGTAGATAAAGAATCTTCCAAGAGCCTCAATGTCACGTGGCTCTTGAGgataaaaatgtgtttgcaaaTGGTTACTGACAGAACAATAAAACCTATAGATTACACTGCATGGagtcacacagacacatacagacacacaataGGTGAGAGAAGGAAGGAACATGTTTAACCAATGTCCTTGGATCATTTCACACCACTGGACTGTGACTAGAATCGATAAAGTGTCATTTCTAGAACCGGGGTCAATGTGATGGATAGAGATGGACTGTTTCTGCAATAAAGTCACTACAAGATGGTTTGGATAGAAGTGTGGAAGACAAAAGTGACAATGACACTGACCGGCTTCTTGCCaactatgagcttctccaccttcTGCACCTGGGAGACGTGGTCTTCGTTAGTTTTAAGCTCCCGCTTCCGGATTCGCTCGTAGATGCCTACCAACATCTCTCTTGGGATATCCTCTCCGTCGTCCACCCCTGTGCACAGGAAGCAAAACCCAGATTGGATATTTAGGGCACGCAAAAGATTTATGGAAATTTTAGGAAAGAATCAGAAATGTAGGTCAAGCACATCTGAATTACAACGTGACTATATTTACATATGGAAGTTAAATGTGAATCTCTGTTTGCTTCGCTCCAATTATCATGCAAGGTTGTGACCAGAGAGACGTCATTGCTATCCCAAAGAAGCCATTCATCAGTCTggagcacatgcattaagtttaaTAAGAGCAAATTTGAGACTTTTTTTAGTATGATAAAAATCTCTGAATGACTTTGAAGGGAATTTATGAATGGAACAGATTCAGTTTGCAATGAAAAATGTTAATCGCACCGCGAAGGTTCTTTACAAAGTCCTCCAGTTTCATCTTCCTCTCTGGCTTCACGTTTGGGCTGTACATGTCCGTGTTGAGGAGTATAATGGCAAACGCCAGGATGAAGATGGTATCGGGGTTCCTAAATTGACGCACCACCCCCGGGTTGCAGATGCAGTAGCGCTGACTGAATGGAAATAATAAACACAACTACAACAAATGAACAAAGTGAAACAAATTAATACGAGACTGCACTTCTACAGAATCAATAGCTGCTCTGGTGAGTAATTGGTTCTAGATGCACAAGCCTGAATGAGAAAAGTAAAACTGCCATCCTGTTAAAGAGCTATGTTCTTTCAGATAACACTTAAATGGATTTTAAACTGTTCATATGGAAAGATGTCTGCCTCTGAGGGTTTAGctataacaatattttttgaaGGTCTACGGGTGGTAAGCAGGCAACTGTTGGAGTTATCTTCACACACGTTGTAAGCCAGTGTGATCACTCAAATGACAGACGGTCCTTGAAGCCAATCGAACGATGCTGTCTGAGGGCTAAGGGAGTGTTGAAGACCAAAAAAGCTAAATATCTTAGAGGCTTTTTCTTGCTTAAACAAGGTTTCACTGAAAATTATAATCGTTCCATTTTCATTGTCTAATCACCAAGCTTCTCTTAAAAGAACaggtcacacaaaaatgaaaattctgtcattatttattcacgcttatgttattccaaacccatatgacttactGTCTATGTAGAAAACAAGAGGTGAATTTCCTGGCCACTCTTTtcgaaaatatgaaaatgaatgataAGTTGTATTGATGTCATTTCAATGATGTGTTGAAATGAATGATAGGTTGTCAATCCCCAAATATGACccataaatatatcataaaagaGGTTCATATGACTTATgggctatattccaagtcttctgagcAATATTGTAGTTTTgtaacagaccaaaatttaagtcgttatgcactaaaaatcttgaTCTCTTTGGCATgtaatagaaaatattattttgattatgattcattagatatttttaatagatCAGTTGAGTCAGTTCtcaaaaccagtctgaatgacTCATTCATGAGTCAGATGGATATaagcataacatttcaaaacaagtgAGAGTTTTCATTCTTGTGTGTCTAGCACTTTAACAGTGcttcttttttaaagaatgaactgaaatgtttttcacCTGAAGGCTTCAATGAGTCGCTCCACCTTCTGTGCCTCTCCTTGCACCCGGATATGTGCCTGGAATTTTCTCAAGGCTTCATCCAGCTCCATTCCAGAGAAATCCATCTCATCTACCACACAGCTGGAAAAAGATAATGAACAAAGTCAAAGGACCGCTACATTCTTTCCAACACTGTAGTATATCCAAGATGGTGTATTTCATATTAGTTTGGAAATCTTCTGGGGAAAAATTGCATTCTATTCCAATGAATTGTATTAATTTTCACAGCACACATGAAGATATCTTAAACTGAGAGTGGTCACTGCTTTTAGACAAAGGAAAAAGGAGACAAATTTAGTCTTTCCGATAAAAGCAAGTTCTATCAGTCTCTAAATCACAATCATGGGGCATACAGAGCAATCTGAGGGACATTTTGCTCCAGGGATACTCAGAGTGCATTTgatctcacatttttttttcaaggaagtGCCCTTAAAAAAGGCGCTGTCAGACTGAGCTGAACATAGACTGCATGGCCTTATCTGCCCCCATTATCTTGACGTTAGTGGCAGATTGAAAGGGAGGATGAGTTAACTTAAGAGTGAGAATGAGTTGATTCATTCCCAGAAAAGTACTCCATGAATCCAGACACCTTATTCAATACGTACAAAGCAGTGCAAGAGTCCATACATTTTATCCCTCTCTCACTCTTTGATTCCATGGAGGACTGGCTAGAATAATCATTTGTCATATGCGGACTAATTTCAAGGGGTCACTAATAGCTACAGCAAATTCTTGTGGTTACAACAAAAACGAACCAGTTTTCAATTTTCTGAAACGGAATTAATATTTTCCACCTTTGATCCTAAATGCATTCAATTTAAAAAGAGGACACTAAATGGATGTGGGTACAATTGTAAAGAACCAGTTTCTAAAACAATGGACTATGAGCTTTGATCCTACATGCACTCAAAGCCACATGAGCTTGAAAGGCTTAGACACAGTGGTCAGTTTATCTCAGGAGGGAACACATAAATTCAAAATGCTTCAGTGATACTGGCTTAATGTAATTTATCAAGTTAATTCTGCTGTGGTGAGGATAGTGAAGGATAGCGAAAAGCATAATTACAGGGGAGCATcaattaaagattaaagattatCATGATGGAATtccagcagaatttttttttcctttatttttctttctttggagaatttgtgttttctttttttgttaatgtaGGTCACATATGCTTTACTTACGTATGGAGCGTGGACtggttaaattgaaaaaaaaaaaaagactgcagcATCTGCCAGTAAATGAATTAGATTAAAActgaattgtgttatttttttctataataatatacttttaccAGTCCTGGTTTAATTGACAGAGACAACTAATTGTAAATAACCCATGCACAAAACAAAAGTGCTGAAAATTACTACATATTTGAAATAACTTGGGTTTGGAGTATACTTCACTTTGAATTactgtttatgtatatacaaTACACCCAACTAACCCAGTTGAATTTGTTGAACTTACTCAAGAACATCTCTGTTGAACTGTTTCTGCCTGTTGCCCAGGAACTCGCCAATCATCTGTCGACTCAGCCCTTTTCTCTGTAACAGGAAATGGGCAACTCCCACAGGTGTGTCTGGGACAAATCCTCGCTCAATCAGGTATTGGGTGCCTTTTTCAGGTTTCCTAGAGACAATAAAAGAAGATCAAGAGTCTGAACAGTGCCTGTACTGGTCCCAAAGTGTGACTACGTATCTCAGCTCAAGTATGTTCTTGTGACTGGACTGTTACCATACAAGATTAAAAGGAACTTAATGGCGCAGAGAAAAAAATGGGCAAATCCACAATCATCCAAGATTAGAGGTTCCCACTTTAAACAAGGctttaaatgaacaaacacattCTAAGACTCACACATACTGGCACATAAACATGCACAGCCCCAGCAGCATGCAATCACCTTAATCCATTCAATAAGAAATTAAATCTGATCTGAAATACCTCatgattgcaaaaataaatgatcaaagaTAATCCATATGTTATTATAAGgagcttaaaaaaaagaattaatctTGTTTGTCTTAAGTACACAGAGCTAGATGGTAAACTCTGGTTATGAGGGCAGTGTGGTTTCCTTGATCAACATCCCAACTAAACTAATAGTGTTCTCATCACAGTTCTAATTGCTTGATCGCTAATCAAATTTAGAGTGCTGAGTGGCAATCAAACAGcaccacatgcatgcacacagacacactgaataaataaatgagcaaaaattaaaacattaaaacacactaTTGCTATTGCTATCTATTGCTCTTTGTACACTTGGTTTAGATGATAATTGAAAAAACATTAGCTTGCGCATTGTTTGTGCACAAAGATCTTTCATAGCTATTAACACAGCTCCAACTGGGCTAATGAAAACTCAGTGCAACTGTAACATGACACTCCAAAACAGAGTATGTGAGCGGCATGGTATTGAGGAGCAAAGTAGCATCATTTTTGCCTGGAGTGAGGTGTGTTCCTCTAGCTCAAATAGTTGAGCATGACATTAGCAATGCCAAAGTCGTAGGCTTGATCGCTTGAATGcaagtcacttttgataaaaacatctgccaactgcattaatgtaacatttaaaattttcaaaatgtgCAAGTATAATAGAATTGCATGCTGGCAACAATTCACATCATAATCATGCTAACATGTGcatatgaacataaaagcatACTGAAACAACTTAGTGTGGTCACGTGTACCTTACTAAAACGAGCATGGTCATGTATACCTTGAAAAATGGATTCAAGTCTGTTGAACTTATAATATGCAAATTTgccatgttttgtaaaatgaagTTTCTTGGGTAGTAATGACCTGTGATTAAGCTGTGCTTCATGCTGCTTTGCTTAGGTTTCGCTAATTCGGCTTTAAAGTCACAGTGTTCAAATTGTTCTGGAAGCAGAAAATGGAAAACCCGGAGTGGATTTCGAGTGgacactccactcacatactatTTTCTCAAACTGGCTTTCTACAACCAAAAGGATGAATTCAAACTTCACCTACTTGTTAAAAAGGTTCAGGCCGATACGATAGTGCCTCTTGCGGATGATATCGTTGCTGAACGCGGGCGAGTCCCAACTGTTGCGGGTCTCTTTATGATATGTCTGCTTGCTGAGAGTCTGCTCTCGAAGACTATCCCTGGATGAGGACTCCGAACTGCAGTTGATGGTATCATTGGAATTGGAAGTGCTGTTGATGCTGTCGTTATCACCGTCAGAAAAGTCCGACTCAGATTTGCTTTGCCGGTTGGCAGTGCCGTTGATTGCCAGGTGGCTCTCCAGCTGCCGTGGCCGATGCCGAGGAGCATCGTCATCTCTTGCCGGTCCCCGTGGGGGTAGCGCGTGAGAGGGGATGTGTTTCGGGCTGCCGTGCTGGCTGGCGATGCCCCGATCGTAAGCGTTCTGCCTCTTGAGAGAGCTTCGGTCAGAACGGTCGCTCAGCTCAACTGAGCTATCACTGGGAGGTTCGATGGTGAGCAGGGGAAGATGGTCTATCCTCAATCTCTGCTCTTGACACTCCAGTGACGGGGTGCTTCGGCAACTAGTGTCTGTGTCAGCCTTTTCGTCCTTGTGTGCTAGAGACCAGTAATCCTGCGAGGAGTTCAAAGAACGTAGACGGAGGTCTGACTCCGTGCTAGAGGGTCTGTCAACTGATTGTGATAAAGGAAGAGGAGGGGAGAGCTCTTCCTCGTCTATATAAAGTGTCACATCGCTATAGGAGGCTGTCATCTCATCCCGCTTACGGTGGTCACTACTGTGGGAAGGCTTGATCTTGTAGGTAACCTCTTGCTCCCTGTCTGGATGACCTCTGGTTGGCTCTGGCTGTCCGTCGTCTCCATGTAGGCTGCGACAGTTCAGAGCATCATCTATCGACTCTGCCAACGATTTCACCTGTCGAGAGAAAACGTCCTCCAGCTCTGTAATGGCGTCCGTGAAATCACTCTGGACTGCAGGTGACTTCATGTTGGTGGGGACCATCTCCCCACGCTCCGATTGCACCAAGGCTCCTAGTTTAGAACCATCGTCTGTAAGAGACACCTGCTTCCCCTCAAAATACGAACTGTGGACTTTTTCAGGTCCTTCAAATGAAAACTGCATTCTCATATTGGACAAAACTATGCGTCTGGACATGCGGTTCTCCGACATAGAACTCCTGAGGCGCTCAAAGTTCTTGTTCATCTGATATTGGCGGAAGGCAGTCTGGATTGTTCGCGCAGCATGTCGGGTTATAAAACGCCCTCCATATTTGCGCTCCAGCATCTCCACCTGTGGAAACACACAAAGATTACGCACCACTTTTAGTGATAGTAGCAAAACCCAAACTTGCATATGTCCCTTTCTTCCTTAGTCTTACAGAATTTTATTGTTGACAGGGATTTTGTTCTCCCTCCCATGACACAATATGACTTGACCAAACCTCAAGCCAAAAATGGTAAGCCACATAAATAAAAGAGACAAATAAAAGCCACACATAGTTCTAACTATTAAAGCTAGGGTATTTTGGCAGATAGGATGGATAAAACCATTTCATCCCTTATAAAGGCATCATGGACTGAAGAACGCCTTTAGCATGGTACCTAAGAAACCAGTTGTAACTCACTATCATGCAAAAGCCTGCTCAAGACCTTTTTAGCCTGAAGAATGGGCAGAACTAATCACATTTCTCAGCTCTGTGGGACCTCACACAGAGACGGTGGGAAGCACGCCACTGGATAGTACCACAACACAGTCACTCTGAATACGAATCACTCTCCCAACATGCATTTATGATTCTCATCTCCCAAATCCTAAAAGGTTCTCATTGATCTCATATCAGCCTTTGGGTGTATCAAATTACTTCATATGAAAGACATCCAGTCAACACAAGCAAACTGAAGAAATTAATGTTCATCCAACTACAATAAACTAGATTTATTTACACAGTCCTTCAAGGGGAAGTACATCAAGCATAAGATGAAGCCACTGAAACTCAATCACACTCACAAAAAGGCTCATCACAATATGAATACAAATAGTTGGTGGAGAATTTATGGTTTCTTGGTAGCATTCTAGTTAAAGGTCATGAAGAAATCTACCTGTTTGTCTTGGAGGTCGGTTGAGAGCTCATAGCTCTCAGACAGTGATCGTGAGCGTTTGATGGCCTCCTCTTCTGCCTGTTTGCGAAGGATCGACTGGGAATGCTGGAGTTTGGGTCGCCGCGGGCGCTGCCGTACCTCGTGAGCGTACAGTGGTGGGCCGTCGAAGTGCTCGCCACTGATGATGGCAGTGCGGCTCACTGGCCCTCGTAAGTAACCACCACTGTTATCTAGAGAGGGGCCCGCCTCACCACCCGGAGCCTCACCTTCCACACTGtagacaggaaaagaaaaaaactgtaagttgATAGAGTGGGttagaaaaaaatttaacaacGAGTCACACTACACCTATTGCATGGtctgtttttgattcatttaaaataactgactcataagagtcatCTGTTTGTGAATTAGCCTGTTCAGATTACGTCATCATTTTCCAATAAATGCCCTGTTTTTTCATCACATTCAATACAAATGGCAAAGTCACATTCACGGATCTGTTAAATATGAAGATTCAGACCAGCATTCACAGTACATATAACACATGCCACCTTGTTTTTCCAGACACAAATCAAAGTTCCTTGTAAATCCCCTTATCCACTCCCACAAGCTTACACGTGAGATTACAAGTTGAGCTTTGAACTGGTGAGGAGGTATAACAGCAAACGACTACTTTTATAGTAACACACAATGGTATGGTGCATCTCTGTCAAGATAAATAAAGAGAAACGAATACACAGACTCTTTGGGCAAAAATATAAATGGAATGATCAACACTTCCTGCAGACAAAACTCACAGCTCACTGGATGTTCAGGAAACAGTCTCAACACAGAACCCCCAGAGATTATATTTCAGTTGATTAAGTTAGCATTTACTTTGGTGTAATCCATGAGTTTTAATCTATGTACTTTTTTATAACATACTGCCTCCGTAGTATGTGCTTTTAGATGCTAATTCCTCCAGTACTGCATACTATGATAAAATATTCTAGCAGTCTAGTGTCAGCTGTCACATACATCATGCTCACACACCAAACGACACACTCCGGGCCATAGCTCAGAGAATCAACAGCATAACTCCTACCTGTCAACACCTTAGGAGAAGTATACCTGCTGTGGCAAATGGCTTTTGTTTCTTGAAGAGATGAGTAAAAAGAAAACTGTGGCACATtcgttaacaaataaaacaatcaaatatacttcagccACGCCATTTCTAATGTGATTGCTTGGAAAGGTCAAAGTACATAACGAGGGATATTTGATTACAATGCATATCAGTTACACAAGTGAAAGAGAGATGACAGATATAGGTGATTTTGATGatcttaaaaatatacagtagtctTATCATAGTCAATCTCAGGACCAGTGACAAAATACATATGGATGGGTCTGGTTCaagatttaatataaatgttaagcaaattaatttcaatatttcataccgtacattaaaatttgtaatttataattttctataatttttttttaaacaaagaggTAAAGATTTATAACATCAGCCATAAACTGACAATAATGATCAGCTCTTGTGTATCTGCCAGATTCTTAATATCGATGCATGCTTAgattaaattagatattttttttttgatggaaatATTGTTTCAGCACCAagaaggatgttgatccaggaaggtATCCTTCTTTTCAACTCTTTCATGTTCCACAAAAGCCAAATCTGAATTCTTTTAGTACATGTTTGTTTTGCACCTTTACTGCTTCTCATCCACATACTCATACTTCCTTGCATCAACTAAATTCCAGCAGATTAACTTTCTAGATGAAGTGCTCttcttttaattaaaggaattagTGTGCAGTAGAGCATTCAGTATTACAGAGATGAGAACACAGACACACTTAGATTGATTGAATTTGTTCATCTTGTATAGAGGAAGCGGCAGAGGAGAGATGTATGGATGTCAGAGCACTTGGCACTGTTTGCAGGTGTTTCCAATCATGGATAAGACAATACAAGAGCCTGGTGTAGATTGACTTCAACAAGCAATATACTCAGGGGGCAGGCTCTATTGAGCCGATACACCCTTATACACATGCCCCTTCAGCTAGTGCTGTGATCAGCAAATGACATACAGAGGATGCTGAGAGATGTTGGGTTGAAGGTATAGAGACTGTTCTCACACTTCGTGACAGGTCTGTATTCACATGCTGCTTAAAAATAATAAGCCTCAGTCTGAAGGAAGAAcctctgcacctcactcccaattttttttttcaatatggggacaggagaggtgtcagtgaataaatggaaaaacaaagtagCTTGGAtttcttatttgaaaaagtaacaatTTACAACCATTCTTATGACTTTATtagaggtggcataaatgcaaACCAATAATCTGCCTTAGGGTTACTTCATATTATCAACACTAAATTAACAATTGTATAAAATGCTACagacaaaaatcataatgttCATCTATAAACACATATCACATGAAAAACAGTCACTCTTGAAACACTACTTATTCAAATCTCCTAGTTAAAAGCTTTGtgtgattcacttaaaagaactgAATCATAAGAATCATTATTAGAGTAAGACTACACCGATTGCATTGTCTATATCATAACTGTAACGTTTCCCAACCGTAGTACTGCCTGTTTTATCATGCAGAGCACATTAAGATGACTCTTGAGTGCCTATCCAACTTCCAGAGATGACCCAAAGTTATGAACACACATAAAGCCCACCTACCGCTCTGAAGGACACAACTAATGAACGGTCCAGATGGGTAAAGTAGGagcttatatataaataaatgttatatacaaTGGCCTTGTTTCATGTATTCCTACATGCACACATAAATACCTTCACTCTGCCCACAGTGGTTGGTCATAAAGAAAGATGAACATGTTTTGTTACATATGattgtacattatatggaaacaTGACGCAAGGTAATTCAGATGATGAATTTGACAGCTAATTTCCCCAAATCTCTGCACTGAGGCTATGTGGCTCGAATGACTTCTGGTGTCTGACGCCTGATGTCTCCTGAAAGAGCTCTAAGCGGGTCCCTTGAAGGGTGGCAGcaaatatagttttcattttgtttggttgCCTTCTCATCTCTCTGAGGAGAGCCAGGGTTATTTCAAAGTCTGACTCCCCATAAAAATTGATAGATGATGGTGCCTGAAAAGTCACAACTATTGTGAACACAAGCGATATATAATCCTTTGAGGATGCCAGATGACATGTCTGTGAATAGATTCAatgaaaaaatgtaagaaaataaatacatggacGTGTTTAGAGATCATCACAGTGATGGCGTGGGGGAAAAACTTGCTGAAATGGAGGACATCCATTCATCTCAGggcaaaacaatcaaaacagtgGGCTAAATGTTCAAGGGTGAGTCGCTAAATTTAAACTACAAGGCGGGATAAAGCTGAATGAGTGGCAATCCAgctctcattttaattttctgcCTCATGTTATTTTATAAGACCGTGAACGAAATAGCAAATTGAATTTAATGAGGAAGAAAGCCTGCTTTAATTGAGCTGAGGACTGTGCTCTCAAATCTATACGCTGGTGCTCAAAACACTAATTAGACATGGGGTCATTGTTAAAATGGACACAGATTAGCTTCCAAGTCTGTCAAGTTTTAACTTTCTTTCTTGCGCCATTCCAAAAATGTCCTGTAATGAAACAAACAGACCACTAGGGGCACCAATGGGCATTTCAGAAATTCAGCCAGCTTTAAAGGAATCATtcgcacaaaaataaaaaaattatttttaaattacatgagggtgatatttttggctaaactatctCTTCAACAAAATATCTGTATTGTATTACACCCAAAtgtaatttacagtatatacttgGGCGTTTTTTTTCAATCAAGCGAATTGTGAAGACAACTGAGGCTGTCATACTCAAATCCATAATTCAAGACAGCTGGCCAAGTTCTGGATTTTCCAGAGGGTCTCATTAGGCAGCAAGATGAGGCGTTTCTATAGGACTGGTTTGGGCTAAGAGAGATATGGGAGGTTCTGACAAGGGTAAAAGAACACAAGTGCTAACAAGATGGTGAGGTGTTAGGATCTGACAGAAGACGAAATGCACCGTCTCTTGCTCTCCCCTGGAGTTCACCTAAATGAGAATCTCAAAAGAAGACCTCTATCTCACAGAGCTAAATTACTTGTTTGAAACTCAAAGCCAAGAAACTATTGACTTACAACATGCCGATATAAAGAGGAACTAATCACTGGCAATTTCAATCATCTACAATTCCCATGAGTAAAAGTACAACTGGTtgaactgcattttatttacatttaatcccTCTGAGGTGTCCACAATTCTgcattttttattcctttttaggCAGCAATTTCTGCTGAGCTTACATCATCTAATTGACTGTGAAGCAGAGGTGCAGATGCTGAATCTAACAAAGAAAACTAACAAGCTCATTTACATTTCACTACCTAAACCACATTTCATTTGAACTCCTGGGTGCTAATTTTGGAATCTTTTTCATGTCCTGAAACTTCAAGCTCTAAAGTTTTTACTGCCACCCTGACAACtgactttagatttttttttaattttgatgctGTATGTTTAAGATTAGACTTAtataagattatattatatattatatatatatatatatataataatatataataataataaaaaaagaaaaaaaaattttttatatatatatgttttaaatgtaatttattcctgtgttggcaaaactgaattttcagcagccattattccagttttcagagtcacatcttccttcagaaatttggtgctcatgaaacatttttgattattatcaatgtttgaaaacacttgtactgcttaatatttttgtggatatttctaaatgttacaaattgatttcatttaaagaaaaaaatcttactgatcccaaacaacCTTAGGTTTCTGAGGCTTTGAGGGGGCAGAAGAAGCTGTCAAAATTACAGATGGGGGTTTTCCCCAGAATTACGCACATATATAAGTTTCACTGACATTGTTTGGTATGTGTGTGATCTTTAAGACCCTCACATGAAACAAGTGCTTTAAATCCAGGTTTGAGAGCATTAGAGGACCAGTCAGGCTGCCTTCACAAGAGTGCCACTTCGCATGAATGCAGCCCTGTTGACTGGGAAATGCTCCGGCATCTTACATAAAGCACTCATTGTTCAAATAAAgcttgttttattaacattaccaAGCTTATTCTGGTATTGCATGCATTTCAATGGGGCTGATCTAGTAATATACATACATGTCTCTATTTGTTATGATTAATAAGATCAAATTGTTTTGTTGGCCATGCCACCATGGCACCTTCCAATGAC encodes:
- the LOC109059922 gene encoding IQ motif and SEC7 domain-containing protein 1-like isoform X3 produces the protein MWRDRENERVFEGQEAGGKEGGRRPSGVHRHASVEGEAPGGEAGPSLDNSGGYLRGPVSRTAIISGEHFDGPPLYAHEVRQRPRRPKLQHSQSILRKQAEEEAIKRSRSLSESYELSTDLQDKQVEMLERKYGGRFITRHAARTIQTAFRQYQMNKNFERLRSSMSENRMSRRIVLSNMRMQFSFEGPEKVHSSYFEGKQVSLTDDGSKLGALVQSERGEMVPTNMKSPAVQSDFTDAITELEDVFSRQVKSLAESIDDALNCRSLHGDDGQPEPTRGHPDREQEVTYKIKPSHSSDHRKRDEMTASYSDVTLYIDEEELSPPLPLSQSVDRPSSTESDLRLRSLNSSQDYWSLAHKDEKADTDTSCRSTPSLECQEQRLRIDHLPLLTIEPPSDSSVELSDRSDRSSLKRQNAYDRGIASQHGSPKHIPSHALPPRGPARDDDAPRHRPRQLESHLAINGTANRQSKSESDFSDGDNDSINSTSNSNDTINCSSESSSRDSLREQTLSKQTYHKETRNSWDSPAFSNDIIRKRHYRIGLNLFNKKPEKGTQYLIERGFVPDTPVGVAHFLLQRKGLSRQMIGEFLGNRQKQFNRDVLDCVVDEMDFSGMELDEALRKFQAHIRVQGEAQKVERLIEAFSQRYCICNPGVVRQFRNPDTIFILAFAIILLNTDMYSPNVKPERKMKLEDFVKNLRGVDDGEDIPREMLVGIYERIRKRELKTNEDHVSQVQKVEKLIVGKKPIGSLHHGLGCVLSLPHRRLVCYCRLFEVPDPNKPQKLGLHQREIFLFNDLLVVTKIFQKKKNSVTYSFRQSFSLYGMQVLLFENQYYPNGVRLTSALPGADIKVLINFNAPNPQDRKKFTDDLRESIAEVQEMEKYRIESELEKQKGVVRPSISQSSGLKKETGNGNLSRTSLDDSYAMGEGLKRSALSSSLRDLSDAGKRGRRSSAGSLDSNMEGSIISSPHIRRQATSSRDCPSRQQSIPNSSSLLGSLFGTKRGKSPSLPPQPSHPSHPSHSSHPTLISHTPHPSNLHHTARDSVTVTETQAQMHPHHAQFCHMQNPPPYHHHHHYHPPAHIQHPPHQYHPPPGPSSSHSHLHGPHGPHPSHPSHSQHAPHHHSQPPAPPPAASSTKPKHSGISTVV